The Pantoea vagans genome contains the following window.
GGGCTACTCGACCTCGGTGATTGGCTATTTGTGGTCATTGGGCGTGGTGGCGGAAATTGTGATATTTGCCCTCAGTAATCGGCTGTTCCGCCGCTGGAGTGCACGTGACTTGCTACTGCTCTCCTGCGTTTGTGCACTGGTACGTTGGGTGATGCTCGGTTCAAGCACGGCGCTGCCGTTGCTGATTGTGGCGCAAATTCTGCATTGCGGCAGTTTTACCGTGTGCCATCTGGCGGCGATGCGTTTTATTGCCTCACGCAAGGGGGCAGAGGTGATCCGTTTGCAGTCGCTATACTCGGCGTTAGCGATGGGGGGCGGTATTGCTGTGATGACGATGATTTCTGGCGTACTGTTCACCCACTTGCAGGGGCATCTGTTCTGGGTGATGGCGCTGGTCGCGCTTCCTGCACTCTTCCTGCGACCGCGCGCCGCTTAAGCCTCCAGTAATTGCCGGATACGCTGCTGCTGATGATAACTCAGCGGCAGCTCGGCATGGATCAGTGGCGGGGAAAATAGCGGTAAAGAGGTGGCATAGGGGGTGATCACCAGCGCAACGTCACGCGGGGCGCCTTCACGTTGAAAATGCAGCATATCCTGATAGGTGATGTTGATGGGCAGCAGTGTCATTTCGCGGATCTGCTGCTCCAGTAATTGCTCCAGCGCAGCATCTGCGCCCGTTAACAGCAGTACCTGCTTTTCCTGCAATGCGCTCTCCTGCATCAGCCAGGCGCCAAAGAGTACCGCCACTAAACTCACCTCCTCAGCATTGAATTGCGTGCCGAAATCGCTGCTGAAATGATACAGCGCGCGCTCGGTGGTGCGCAGCAATCGTGGATAGAGTCGCGCAACATCCAACGCCACACTGTTATCAATGCCAATAGCAAAGTGGCTGCGATCCAGTGCCTGAGCCAGATGGGTAAAGAGTTGCAGTTTTAGCTCATGCTGATTTTTGATGCGAGTCTGTGCCAGTTGCTCAAAGCGGGCAATCAGCGCTTCTACCGCCGCCATCAGCTTTTCAGCCTGCGCATCACGCAGTTGATTGCCATCCGGCGCATGGATCAAGCTGAATAACAGTGTCCAGAAATCGGTTTCACTGACGTCCGGGGCTAAATGGCAACGCTTCTGCCAGTGATGGATGACATCGTCAGCTGCGGCACGCTCTGTTTTAGCGGCCAGCCATGCGCGCTGTTTTTCGCTGAACAGGGCGTTTTGTCGCTGGCACAGCGCATACTTCATGAAGATTTGCAGGAACAGGCGATCGCGCGGACTAAAGTCACGGGACAGCCTTAAACCGCAGTGCTGGATCAGCGCCTGTAAGTTGGTTTCATCCCACAGTGCTTTTTCGATGTTGAGCACTTTCAGGCGCTGGCGTAGCACCGGGGCAAAATGTTGGCAGACGAAATCCTGCGACAAACGCAGTGCGCGTCGCAGCCAATGGAGCAGGCATAGCCGCCTGTCCAGTTCCGTCCCATGTATGCGAAAACTGCCATCGACCATCTGGTGTAACTCCAGTTGATGGTAGCGCTGTATCTCATCACCGACTTCCGCGATATCCTGTCGGGCGACGACAGGATCAACGCCATTTAACTGGCAGAGTTTTTCAAGCGTTAGCGCGGGAGCGGGCAGAAACAGTAGCAATAGCAGATGGCAACGACGCTGGGCGCGGCTGAAGAGTGGTGCAGATGAAGGTGCAGAACTCATCAAGTGTATTATCCGCAGGTCATTTTTTTAGCTAAGAATAGCTAACTCCACGCGGTAACCCTGCACTTTGTCGTGACTTTTGCTCAGAGCTTTAAAGCGGGTCACAGTTTTTCTGGACCACTATAATCTTCACTTGAGAATTGTTACTTTATAACACATGAAAATTTTACTCATTCCCATTACGCTGCTGTTTAGCGCTGCGGCCTGGTCACATCCGCACAGCTTTATCGATATGAAAACCGAGTTTGTCAGTGACAACAATCACCTGACCGGCATGAAGATGGTGTGGACCATGGACGAGATTACCTCAGCCGATTTGCTCTATGACGCGGGCAAGGCGAAACCCGGGGATGTGGTGTGGAAAAAGCTGGCGGCACAGGTGATGGCGAATGTGTTGGGGCAGCACTACTTTTCTGAAGTGTGGCAGGACAAAACGCGCGTGAAATTCCTGAATTTACCCAAGGAGTACAACTTGTCGCGTAATAGCAACAAAGCGGTGCTGGAGTTTATTGTGCCGTTTGGTGAGCCCCAGTTACTCACTGACAGGCAGTACCGCATCCAGACGTTTGATCCGAGTTACTTTGTCGATATGTATTACGACAACCCACAGGCATTAACCATGGACGACAGCGTGAAAGCGCATTGCCAGATTGATTTGCATACCCCGAAACCTGACGACTCGCTGAAACAATATGCGCTGTCACTGGACAAAGCCGATGCGCCGCCTGAAGACATGGACCTGGGCCAGCAATTTGCACAAACGGTAACCCTGACATGTCATTGATTTCTCTGCCTGCCCGTACACGTCGCCTTTGGCCGCTGTGGTTGTTAGCGTTAATCATGTTGGCGGCGGGTTTTACCTTATGGCAGCACTGGTCGCAAATTCTGCTGCAAAGCGTGATGTGGCAAAAAATTCTCAATCGCGAAATGACGCAGTTACTGCAGCAAGTTTCACAGCAGCCGCAGCAGGCGGGTGTAACGCTGATGCTGTTCAGCCTGGCGTACGGTGTCTTGCATGCGCTTGGGCCTGGCCACGGCAAAGTGGTGATCAGCACCTTTCTGGCCACCCATCCTGCAAAGCTAAAAACCAGTATGAAACTGACGCTGTTGGCCGCGCTATTACAAGGTGGCGTGGCGATTGGGTTGGTGACGGTGATGCTGGTGGTACTGCAAACCTCATCACGGCAGATGCACCTCGGCAGCTATTGGCTGGAGAAGGGGAGCTATCTGTTAGTGATGGCGCTAGGCGTGTGGGTGGGATGGCGAGCGCTGCGTTCTCTTTATCAGGTGTTACGTCCCGTGCGGCAAAAAATGCAGATTCACGCTCTCCGTCCGCATCATCAGCATGACGAAAACTGTGGATGTGGCCATGCGCACTTGCCCAGTGCTGAACAGATGGATCAGGCAGTGAGTAAGAAAACGCAGGCGCTGGTGGTGTTTTCCATGGGGATGCGACCCTGTTCCGGAGCCATCATGATGCTACTGTTTGCAAAGGTCATTGGTGTCTACGCCTGGGGCGTGGCCTCTGCGGTAGCGATGGCGGTCGGAACCGCGGTGACAGTTTCCGCTATGGGCCTGCTGGTTCAGCGATCGCGCCGACTGGCGGAACGATTGGGGGCGGCGAACAGCGGTACACGCATGGCAAAAATCGTGATGCCGGCGTTGGCATTGGCTGGAGGGGCATTATTGGTTCTGGCGGGAGCTTTTCTGTGGCAAAGCGCGCAACCGATGATGAGTAGCGGCTTGCGCCCGTTCTAAGGGCGTAAAAAAAGGCGGATAGGATATCCGCCTTTATTCTGCTTAGCGCTTCAGCGCTTCGCTCAGTTCTTCACGCATGGTCGCCAGCATGGCTTTAACAACGCGAGGGTTACCGGCAACGATGTTACCGGACATCATATAGCCGTGGTTGCCGGTGAAGTCAGTCACCAGGCCACCTGCTTCACGCACCAGCAGTTCGCCCGCAGCGAAATCCCAAGGCTTCAGGCCGATCTCAAAGAAACCGTCCACACGACCAGCCGCCACGTAGGCCAGATCCAGCGCAGCAGAACCCGTACGACGGAAGTCAGCACACTGAGTAAACAGTTTGCCCACGATATTGATGTATGGCGTGGCGTGTTGCTTCAGTTTGAACGGGAAGCCGGTGGCGAGGATGGTGCCATCCAGATCGCGTGCTGTGCTGCCACGAAGACGGTAGCCATTCAGCTGTGCGCCCTGGCCGCGTACGGCGGTGAACAGTTCGTTGCGCATTGGATCGTAAACCACGGCAACTTCGGTGCGGCCTTTAATGCGCACAGCGATAGAAACAGAGAAGTGTGGTAAACGTTTGATGAAGTTGGTGGTGCCATCCAGCGGATCGATTACCCATTGAATATCTTGATCATCGCCCGCCAGTTCACCGCTTTCTTCGGTGACGATGGAGTGTTGCGGGTACGATTTACGAATGACTTCGATAATCAGACGTTCTGCGTCACGGTCAACATTGGTAACGAAGTCGTTGCTGCCTTTCTGGCTAGCTTCAACCGCGTCCGGGGTTTCATAATTCTTGGCAATTAAATTTCCGGCCTTGCGCGCTGCGCGCACGGCGATGTTGAGCATCGGATGCATCGGTATCTCTCGCTGGATGTTAAAGAACGGGTGAAAACGGCGCGGAGTATATCAGGGTGTTCAGCAAATGTCCTGCTTTTATGCTAGGCTACGCGCCATCATTTTCTCATCACTGACTATTATGCTGCAAAATATCCGAATCGTACTGGTTGAAACCTCGCACACCGGCAACATGGGCTCTGTTGCCCGCGCTATGAAAACCATGGGCTTATCCAATCTGTATCTGGTCAACCCGCTGGTTAAACCGGATTCACAGGCCATCTCGCTTGCTGCTGGCGCCAGTGATGTGATCGGCGACGCGAAGATCGTTGATACGCTGGACGAGGCGATTGCCGGTTGTAGCTTAGTGGTGGGCACCAGTGCGCGTTCACGTTCACTGCCGTGGCCGATGCTGGATTCACGTGAATGCGGCATTAAAAGTGTTGAAGAGGGCCAGCAGGCACCCGTTGCATTGGTGTTTGGTCGCGAGCGCGTTGGCCTGACCAACGACGAATTGCAGAAGTGCCATTATCACGTTGCCATTCAGGCCAACCCAGAATACAGCTCGCTCAACCTGGCGATGGCCGTGCAGATTATTGCCTACGAAGTGCGTATGGCCTGGCTGGAAGCACAGGAAAAAGCCAACCCGCAGCCGCAAGAAGAGGAGTCTCCTTATCCTTTAGTGGACGATCTGGAGCGTTTCTATCAGCACATTGAAAAGATGATGCTGGACAGTGGCTTTATTCGCGAAGGTACGCCGAGCCAGGTGATGAGCAAACTGCGTCGTCTGTATACCCGCGCGCGCCCGGAGCGTGATGAATTGAATATCCTGCGCGGCATGCTGGCATCCTTCCAAAAGCCTAAAGGTGATAAGGGTAATAGTTGAGTAAAACAGTTGGTTAAATAGTTGAGTAAATTACTTGGTTAAATAGTTGACCGTTTTACTCAGGAATGGCAGACTGGCGTCAATTCATCAGATAGCCCGCCGATACCCGGACGGACGCTTACGAGGTTGTATGCTATGAGACTGACATCCAAAGGACGTTATGCCGTAACCGCTATGCTGGACGTTGCACTGCACTCCAATGAGGGCCCGGTGCCACTGGCAGATATTTCTGAGCGTCAGGGCATTTCGCTCTCCTATCTGGAGCAGTTATTCTCGCGTCTACGTAAGCACGGCCTGGTAGCCAGCGTTCGTGGCCCAGGCGGCGGTTATCTGTTAGGTAAAGATGCGGGCGCTATCGCCGTGGGTGCAGTGATTACCGCGGTTGACGAATCCGTTGATGCGACCAAATGCCAGGGCAAAGAAGGTTGCCAGGGCGGCGAACGTTGCCTGACCCACGTTCTGTGGCGTGATCTGAGCGAGCGCATCAGCGAATTCCTCAACAACATCACCTTGGCAGAACTGGTCAACAACCAAGAGATCCTGGACGTAGCAGACCGTCAGAATATGACTGATAACCGTCGCTTCCAGCAGCACCGCATGCAAGAAACCATCAACGTTAATCTGCGCGCTTAATTCTCTCCCAGTTCTAACCCGTCATGCTTGGTCTTCAGCCAAAGCATGACGGGTTCATTCCCTCAAACGTTTTCGTCGTCCACTCTTAAACTCTCAATTTCTACGCTATAGTTCTCGATCCCGACCCTAAATGATTTACGTTGCAAGAAGGCGGCAAGTGAACGAATCCCCAGGAGCTTACATCAGTAAGTGACTGGGGTGAGAGCGCGCAGCCAACGCACTTGTGGCGTAAAGCATGACGCATTCATTCCCTCAAATGTTTTCGTCGCCCACTCTTAAACTCTCAATTTCAACGCTATAGTTCTCGATCCCGACCCTAAATGATTTACGTTGCAAGAAGGCGGTAAGTGAACGAATCCCCAGGAGCTTACATCAGTAAGTGACTGGGGTGAGAGCGCGCAGCCAACGCACTTGTGGCGTAAAGCATGACGGGTCGATTCATGCTATAAAGGCGTATGATTTAATATACGGAGTTCTAGCGCAATGAAATTACCGATCTACCTGGATTACGCAGCGACCACGCCTGCGGATCCGCGTGTCGCCACCAAAATGATGCAGTTCCTCACTTTGGATGGCACCTTCGGTAACCCCGCTTCCCGTTCTCACCGTTTTGGCTGGCAGGCTGAAGAAGCCGTTGATGTGGCACGCAATCAGATTGCTGAGCTGGTTAACGCCGATCCGCGTGAAATCGTTTTTACCTCTGGCGCTACTGAAGCTGACAACCTTGCGATTAAAGGTGCAGCGCAGTTCCATCAGGCACGCGGCAAGCACATCATTACCAGCCAAACAGAGCACAAAGCCGTGCTGGATAGCTGCCAACAGCTGGAGCGTGAAGGTTTTGACGTCACCTGGCTTCAGCCGGGTAGCGACGGCATTGTCACGCCTGCGATGCTGGAAGCCGCGCTGCGTGACGATACCGTACTGGTTTCACTGATGCATGTGAACAATGAAACCGGGGTGATTCAGGACATCGCGGCCTTTGGCGCATTGTGCCGGTCGCGTGACATTCTGTTCCACGTTGACGCCACCCAAAGTGTGGGCAAGCTGCCGATTGACGTCAGTACACTGCCGGTCGATCTGATGTCGTTCTCTGCACATAAAATTTATGGTCCAAAAGGCATTGGTGCGCTGTGGGTGCGTCGCAAGCCTAAATTGCAGATTGATGCGCAGATGCACGGCGGTGGACACGAGCGAGGGATGCGTTCAGGGACGTTACCGGTGCATCAAATCGTGGGGATGGGCGAGGCGTACCGCATTGCGCGTGAGGAGATGGACAGTGAAATGGCGCGTCTTGCGACATTGCGTCAGCGTCTCTGGCACGGTGTGAGTCAGTTAGATAATGTTAAGGTTAACGGCTCGCTGGAGCAGGGCGCGCCGAATATTCTGAACCTCAGTTTTGCCCACGTTGATGGCGAATCGCTGATTATGGCGTTGAAAGACTTGGCGCTCTCATCCGGTTCCGCCTGTACCTCTGCCAGCCTCGAACCCTCTTATGTGCTACGCGCCATGGGCGTTGAACAGGAGCTGGCTCACAGTTCACTGCGCTTCTCTCTGGGCCGTTTCACCACAGAGGAAGAGATTGATTATGCTATTGAACTGGTTAAAAAAGCGGTCAGTCGTTTGCAGACGTTAACCCCTGCAACGTCCCGCTAATTCATGCACCCCTTGCGCCGGTTCTGGCGCAAGGTGACACCTAACGCAACGGAGCCACGCGATGACAACACAACCGATGACAATTACGCTCAGCTCCCAGGCCGCCGATGCGCGCTGGGGTGAAAAAGCGTTGCTGAGCAGCACTGAAAGTGGCATGACCGTACACCTGACTGGCGCGGATGCGCTGATGAGCATTCAGCGCGCGGGGCGTAAGCTGGACGGCCAGGGTATCCGCCATGTTGCACTGAGCGGTGAAGGCTGGGATTTAGAGAAGTGCTGGGCATTCTGGCAAGGCTATCGCAGCCCAAAAGGCCAGCGCCAGGTTGAGTGGCCAGAACTGAATGAACACGATCAGGAAGAATTCGATCGTCGTCTGAAGATCATTGATTGGGTTCG
Protein-coding sequences here:
- a CDS encoding nickel/cobalt transporter; the protein is MSLISLPARTRRLWPLWLLALIMLAAGFTLWQHWSQILLQSVMWQKILNREMTQLLQQVSQQPQQAGVTLMLFSLAYGVLHALGPGHGKVVISTFLATHPAKLKTSMKLTLLAALLQGGVAIGLVTVMLVVLQTSSRQMHLGSYWLEKGSYLLVMALGVWVGWRALRSLYQVLRPVRQKMQIHALRPHHQHDENCGCGHAHLPSAEQMDQAVSKKTQALVVFSMGMRPCSGAIMMLLFAKVIGVYAWGVASAVAMAVGTAVTVSAMGLLVQRSRRLAERLGAANSGTRMAKIVMPALALAGGALLVLAGAFLWQSAQPMMSSGLRPF
- the csiE gene encoding stationary phase inducible protein CsiE; translation: MSSAPSSAPLFSRAQRRCHLLLLLFLPAPALTLEKLCQLNGVDPVVARQDIAEVGDEIQRYHQLELHQMVDGSFRIHGTELDRRLCLLHWLRRALRLSQDFVCQHFAPVLRQRLKVLNIEKALWDETNLQALIQHCGLRLSRDFSPRDRLFLQIFMKYALCQRQNALFSEKQRAWLAAKTERAAADDVIHHWQKRCHLAPDVSETDFWTLLFSLIHAPDGNQLRDAQAEKLMAAVEALIARFEQLAQTRIKNQHELKLQLFTHLAQALDRSHFAIGIDNSVALDVARLYPRLLRTTERALYHFSSDFGTQFNAEEVSLVAVLFGAWLMQESALQEKQVLLLTGADAALEQLLEQQIREMTLLPINITYQDMLHFQREGAPRDVALVITPYATSLPLFSPPLIHAELPLSYHQQQRIRQLLEA
- the trmJ gene encoding tRNA (cytosine(32)/uridine(32)-2'-O)-methyltransferase TrmJ, encoding MLQNIRIVLVETSHTGNMGSVARAMKTMGLSNLYLVNPLVKPDSQAISLAAGASDVIGDAKIVDTLDEAIAGCSLVVGTSARSRSLPWPMLDSRECGIKSVEEGQQAPVALVFGRERVGLTNDELQKCHYHVAIQANPEYSSLNLAMAVQIIAYEVRMAWLEAQEKANPQPQEEESPYPLVDDLERFYQHIEKMMLDSGFIREGTPSQVMSKLRRLYTRARPERDELNILRGMLASFQKPKGDKGNS
- the suhB gene encoding inositol-1-monophosphatase, with the translated sequence MHPMLNIAVRAARKAGNLIAKNYETPDAVEASQKGSNDFVTNVDRDAERLIIEVIRKSYPQHSIVTEESGELAGDDQDIQWVIDPLDGTTNFIKRLPHFSVSIAVRIKGRTEVAVVYDPMRNELFTAVRGQGAQLNGYRLRGSTARDLDGTILATGFPFKLKQHATPYINIVGKLFTQCADFRRTGSAALDLAYVAAGRVDGFFEIGLKPWDFAAGELLVREAGGLVTDFTGNHGYMMSGNIVAGNPRVVKAMLATMREELSEALKR
- a CDS encoding IscS subfamily cysteine desulfurase, with amino-acid sequence MKLPIYLDYAATTPADPRVATKMMQFLTLDGTFGNPASRSHRFGWQAEEAVDVARNQIAELVNADPREIVFTSGATEADNLAIKGAAQFHQARGKHIITSQTEHKAVLDSCQQLEREGFDVTWLQPGSDGIVTPAMLEAALRDDTVLVSLMHVNNETGVIQDIAAFGALCRSRDILFHVDATQSVGKLPIDVSTLPVDLMSFSAHKIYGPKGIGALWVRRKPKLQIDAQMHGGGHERGMRSGTLPVHQIVGMGEAYRIAREEMDSEMARLATLRQRLWHGVSQLDNVKVNGSLEQGAPNILNLSFAHVDGESLIMALKDLALSSGSACTSASLEPSYVLRAMGVEQELAHSSLRFSLGRFTTEEEIDYAIELVKKAVSRLQTLTPATSR
- a CDS encoding DUF1007 family protein; the encoded protein is MKILLIPITLLFSAAAWSHPHSFIDMKTEFVSDNNHLTGMKMVWTMDEITSADLLYDAGKAKPGDVVWKKLAAQVMANVLGQHYFSEVWQDKTRVKFLNLPKEYNLSRNSNKAVLEFIVPFGEPQLLTDRQYRIQTFDPSYFVDMYYDNPQALTMDDSVKAHCQIDLHTPKPDDSLKQYALSLDKADAPPEDMDLGQQFAQTVTLTCH
- the iscR gene encoding Fe-S cluster assembly transcriptional regulator IscR produces the protein MRLTSKGRYAVTAMLDVALHSNEGPVPLADISERQGISLSYLEQLFSRLRKHGLVASVRGPGGGYLLGKDAGAIAVGAVITAVDESVDATKCQGKEGCQGGERCLTHVLWRDLSERISEFLNNITLAELVNNQEILDVADRQNMTDNRRFQQHRMQETINVNLRA